Genomic segment of Fundidesulfovibrio magnetotacticus:
ACAGGGAACTCTTCCATCCTGATTCTTGCGTTGAACGCATCTGCTCAATCCTAGATCGCTCGCTAGACGTTCGCAGTAAGGACATATCAATATGAAACGGCAAAAAGCTCTTTATGTTACAGCTAGACCTCCATATCCTCTAGATACTGGCGCAAAAATACGTTCTTGGCACGTACTAGCAGGCCTAGCTCAACGATACAACATAAGCATACTTACATACAGTGATCCAATCATTAAAAATGAATGGCTTGATGCTGTCCGCGACATAGGAGTAACAAGTGTCGTCCAGGTTGAAAATCATGCACTAAACAATCCCGTCTCGCCAAGCCTGTTCCTTCGTGCATCCATCCGAGGCCTGCCCGCCACAGCTCTGAAGTATACAACACGTGAGTTTACCAGGAAATACCACGAGATGCTGTCCAAGGAGCCGATCCTAGCTCACATCGAGAACATGCAGATTGCCGACATACTGCATCCAAGACATGGCCAGCGTCGAAGTACGCTACTGACAATGAACTCTCACAATGTGGAATGCCAGATCGCAGAACGCCTTCGGGATGTGCAGACCTCACTGCCACGCAAAGTCGCTCTCACCGTAAACGCGTACACCATGCGCCGCTTTGAAGCTCAGGCCTACAGTTTGTGCGACCTTGTCCTTTCTGTATCACGCGAAGACGCAGACATTATAACGATGATGACTACCGGCAAAGCCAATACCGCAGTGATCGAAAACGGAGTTGACGAGACATATTACACCCAGGGCCGACCGGAGGACGTCAATCCCGACGACCTAGTGTTTGTCGGATCCATGGACTGGCTCCCCAATGCTGATGGAATGGAGTGGTTCGTGCAGTGTGTTTTTCCAATGATCAAAACTGCGCGTACCCAGAGTAGGCTGCATATCGTTGGACGTAACCCTATGCCCTCTGTAAAGCGACTGCATGCCCCCGAAAGAGGCGTATACGTCACGGGAACCGTTTCTGACGTTCGGCCGTATCTGCGAAGCAGCTCTGTTGTGGTCGTACCGCTCAGGTTTGGAGGCGGCACTCGGCTAAAAATACTGGAAGCTTTCTCCATGGGCAAAGCCGTACTTTCAACGACGCTTGGCTGCGAAGGCATTTCTTGTGAAGACGGGAAACACTTGCTCATCAGAGACACACCAGAAAGCATGGCTGCAGCATGCCTAAAACTTATGAACAACAGAGACATTCGAGAATCACTTGGCGCGAAAGCAAAGACTTTGGCGTCAACAAACTACGCATGGCCAGCCATAATAAACAAAATGAACAACGCCCTGGACATATTGCAACAACAAAACAAGCGCAACATGTGAATTCTATGGCAAGATTTATACAAGAACACCAAGCAATCAATGCACCTGACAATCAGCCGTGGCACGATATACGACCAATTCAAACAGCAACTGAACACAAAACGCGAGCAACTCACAGAGGAAACCACACAATGAACACCTACAACATAATGTTTCACGACGTTGTGGACGCCTACACAAGAAGCGGCTTCCAAAACAAGGCCGCACATCCATACAAACACTCAACCCAACAATTCGAGCAATACCTGCACACGCTTACCTCTCTAAACATCAAAGCATGCACCATAAACGATCTTGACCCAGCAAGCCCTGAGAACAGAATGCTATTTACCTTTGACGACGGAGGGCTTTCATTCCTGCATGCAGCAGACTTTCTCGAACGCTTTGAAATTAGAGGCCATTTTTTCATTACCACGAATCGAATCGGTGCACCGTACTTTATAGACAAATCCGGCATCCGGAATCTCTTGGCAAGGGGACATATTATAGGCTCGCACTCCCACACTCATCCACATCCATTCTGTAGACTGACTGCTGAGCGACAGAAAGACGAGTTCATGACCAGCAAGCACATCCTCGAAGACATTACTGGCGAACGATGCATTACGGGATCCATACCGGGAGGCGACATTGACAGTTCAACATATGTGAACATTGCAAACCTCGGCTACGACTACATTTTTACTTCTGAAATAACTACGAAGCAGATTGATGTCGAGGGCACATCATACCTTGGAAGAATATGTCCGAAAAGCCACGTTGCTGCCAGCAAGCTGCCAGGCATGCTAAGTAACAAAGGGCTTGTACAGCTTGCAATGTTGCGAAAATTTAAATGTATTATCAAGTCGTTGCTGAGCATCGCACCTGCGCACAAAGCTTAATGCGCGAAACATAGCAACGCCAACACAACGTAACAGCGCGTACATTCTCGACAAACGATCGCAAGTCTTACACTAAGACTAATCGGTTTGCACGAGGCCGCAGCCAGTCCAATGTGACCACAATAATTTACAGCCATGAAATACAACACGACTTCTCAATCGCCTTGCCAAACCAAATATTATGTTCAAATCTTAACTGTTGCTAAGTCTGGACAATCTACAACAGTATCATCTCTTACCATGTCACGTGACGAATTCTCTCGACTTTCACCCATAGAACAAAGTGAAGCACAAACCACCACGAAGAGGCGGCCAAACAGCACCCCCCCCCGGCCTGGGCCACGGGCTATATCGGGGCCCGCTTCCATAACATTGTCAACCGTGATTCTCGCCACCGTTTCATACAAAACACCACCTGCGCCCTAAATGATACATTCCGACTTCCACGTGGCATTGCGATCCAGCGAAGGAATGAGAGAAGGACGACTCGAAGAGTTGAACTGAAGCGCAACATATGGACATTAATTTTTTTACCGTAGATCTGGGACGCAGAATTGCCAGCACGGCATTCGCTGACCTTCCGTCACCACGCAATGAATGCTACTACGGGTCTTACTCAACAATATAACTTCGAGACAGCACCCTCATGACAAGCCAGAGATACCCTCACCTCGACCTGTTACGGGCAACTTCTATCTTCTATATTGTAATGATATGGCATTTTGACAATTATTTACCGATTCACATTTTCGACACAACGCCTTTCGAGATTACAACATACACACTCCTTGCTTTATTTATGTACATATCAGGATTCCTATTGTCTGCACGGAATACAATCTCAAACTTCAATGACTTTTTATTGTTTTACCAAAAAAGATTCATTCGAATATACCCTCTTTTTATTCTTGCACTAACATTGTTCTATTTAACGGGAATGATCGACGCCAATGTTTTTTTTCACGCAGCCACCTTAACCAGCATCATTACAAATGATCAGCCAATTACTCTCTGGTTTATCACCTGCATCATTGCGTATTATTTAATATTCCCAGTTATCATATATAGATATTCTTTTGCGCATTGCACGATATCTGCAGCATTTGCAATCATAATTCTCGTCACGATAAGCAAACTCAACAGTGCATTGGTTGACAAGAGAGCCATAGTTTATCTCATTCCATTCACATTCGGAATAATATCAAATCGCTCAGCTATGGTTCGCAAATATACTGCGAAATACTCTGTTGTCGTGCCCCTTTTCGTAGCAGGAATTTTGGCGACCTGTGTTGGCTACAATTGTGGAACTGAAAGTATTTCTCGCGCATCCAGCACAGCTGCAATCCCTTTGATAATCTTACTGTCGAGCAAGATTTACGCGCAAAACTGCATAATTACAGCTGTTTCATATGCTTCTTACTGCATGTACTTGTACCACAGAGTGATATTCATGTATGTTGTCGAAGTAATCCCGATACACAACCCTGCGCTTAACATTTTCATGCTATTTGTCGTCGGCTTCATATCTATCTTTGCAATCTCGTATGCAATTCAATATACTTACGACTCGCTTGTTGATTTGACCAGAAAGAAAAGGAACGTCTCATGACTTTGGCCTTCATTCTCTCAACCGCTTTGCTATTTCACACTTTAGCTGGGTACCCTTTGCTCATGCTGGCCATGGCTAGGCTGCGCCCGCGGTCCGTGCGCAAGGACGATTTCGCTCGATCGTTCTCGGTGGTCCTCTGCGCACGCGACGAGGGAGAACGCCTCGTCTTGCGCCTGGAGAATCTGCTTAACATGGACTACCCTCCGGACCTGATGGAGATCGTAGTGGTATCGGATGGCTCCACCGACACCACAGACGATGTCGTTCGGTCGTTCGCGCAACAACGGGTACGACTGATCCGATTGGAACGCCCCCTTGGCAAGGCGGCTGCTTTGAACGCCGGGGTCGCGGCGTCCTCCTACCCACTTCTCTTGTTGTGCGACGCAAGGCAGAGCTTCGGCACTGATGTGGCACGAAGGCTCATGGCCCACTTCGCGGACCCGGACGTGGGCGCGGTGTCTGGCAGGCTCTGCTTACGTCCCGCCAGTCAGACTGCGGCGGCCTCCGG
This window contains:
- a CDS encoding glycosyltransferase, yielding MKRQKALYVTARPPYPLDTGAKIRSWHVLAGLAQRYNISILTYSDPIIKNEWLDAVRDIGVTSVVQVENHALNNPVSPSLFLRASIRGLPATALKYTTREFTRKYHEMLSKEPILAHIENMQIADILHPRHGQRRSTLLTMNSHNVECQIAERLRDVQTSLPRKVALTVNAYTMRRFEAQAYSLCDLVLSVSREDADIITMMTTGKANTAVIENGVDETYYTQGRPEDVNPDDLVFVGSMDWLPNADGMEWFVQCVFPMIKTARTQSRLHIVGRNPMPSVKRLHAPERGVYVTGTVSDVRPYLRSSSVVVVPLRFGGGTRLKILEAFSMGKAVLSTTLGCEGISCEDGKHLLIRDTPESMAAACLKLMNNRDIRESLGAKAKTLASTNYAWPAIINKMNNALDILQQQNKRNM
- a CDS encoding polysaccharide deacetylase family protein, giving the protein MNTYNIMFHDVVDAYTRSGFQNKAAHPYKHSTQQFEQYLHTLTSLNIKACTINDLDPASPENRMLFTFDDGGLSFLHAADFLERFEIRGHFFITTNRIGAPYFIDKSGIRNLLARGHIIGSHSHTHPHPFCRLTAERQKDEFMTSKHILEDITGERCITGSIPGGDIDSSTYVNIANLGYDYIFTSEITTKQIDVEGTSYLGRICPKSHVAASKLPGMLSNKGLVQLAMLRKFKCIIKSLLSIAPAHKA
- a CDS encoding acyltransferase family protein, with translation MTSQRYPHLDLLRATSIFYIVMIWHFDNYLPIHIFDTTPFEITTYTLLALFMYISGFLLSARNTISNFNDFLLFYQKRFIRIYPLFILALTLFYLTGMIDANVFFHAATLTSIITNDQPITLWFITCIIAYYLIFPVIIYRYSFAHCTISAAFAIIILVTISKLNSALVDKRAIVYLIPFTFGIISNRSAMVRKYTAKYSVVVPLFVAGILATCVGYNCGTESISRASSTAAIPLIILLSSKIYAQNCIITAVSYASYCMYLYHRVIFMYVVEVIPIHNPALNIFMLFVVGFISIFAISYAIQYTYDSLVDLTRKKRNVS